A window of Scophthalmus maximus strain ysfricsl-2021 chromosome 4, ASM2237912v1, whole genome shotgun sequence genomic DNA:
ATGCCCAAGCCCTTTTGCACCACAGCTGTCTGTTTTCTTAAGGAACAAGGCTGTGTGTACTGCCACGCTGTATGAGGCCTGTGAAATATAACTGGAAACGTCTGGAGACTATTCAAGTGTACCACAACTTTCAAATCTCAGGTTCAACAGGTTAAAGTCTAATTATCATGCATGTCTCAGCCTTAAGGCATCATAGTGTTTCCATCAAAATAGTCAGTTGGAAGAACAAATTCAACGTAAGGGACATGTTCCTGAAAGTCATAGCAGAGATAATTCATTTGGTGTTAGTGTTCAGAGCATATACTCACCATAACAACAGTCAAGTGAAAGGAACATTGAAACATTTAGCTCAGCACTCAGGCTTTAATTTTGTTCTGACCCGTTCCCACAAGTGCTTCTTCAACTGTTCTGGTTGCCTAGAAACAGTGCAACGTACATCTTAAGAATCCCTCCTTGCACAATCTGCTTTTTAAACTCCACCTTCAGTATTGCATTGAAGCCTTTATCTATACATCGTATAGTGTGTGGCCAAAATTCTGCATCTGCTCAGTATATCTTCAGTTTCATATCAGACATGATTCCTGGTGGTTGTGGATGTAATCTGggttatgtactgtacatgagttATTAGTGCAGGGATCCTTTAATTATTGTGTCATGTTGGTCTCCAAAAACCAGCAATTTACTGCAACATTTTGGAAATTTGGACAAGCGTGTTACTTTGCGTAATTATTCTACTACCTCTTTTGTGTTCAGCTgctctgtaaaatgaaaacaaacctaGTGGGATTATTCTCTaatcaaaaaaatctgcagtgTTAATTTAATTAAACCAAACCTTTGTCTCAGATGAAAGTAAACGTAACGCGGTTACTTAGAAGTAATTGTAAAGAGTTCATCCATCTGGAACAAGCTACACATGTAACTACATCACagtgaaaagatgaaatgcATGATATGATCATGTTTTACATTGTTCAATAATGAAGAAGTGAATAATAAAGAGAAAGGGTTCACAAACCCACATTTTCTTTAAGCTCTCAGTATGTGAGTTTCACAATcaagaataaatacatttgcttAAACTCCAAAAACTTAATGCAGCAGCCTGGCTGTTTTGGGTATGTGAACCCTTTTTGGACACCGATTGTGACAACATGCAGtcctatttcatttttctttgtaattgtttgacttgttttttctccaaccTTTTTTCTATATTAATTGACAAAGGACATTATATTTTCCAGCAGTTTATTAAGAACATCTGTAGTGTAGCTTCAACAAGTAATCAAGGCAACAATTAACCCTACAGGTACAGGCAAGAAAActctttaaacaaatatttgtatCTGCATGCACTGcctacagagagaaaataaagcacTGTAGATGACACTTGAGACTGAGGAGGCTTCTACGCATTGACCCCATGCCACTAAACCAGCTGGGAGCAGCTACGCTGTATTCCAGAAACCACAAACTAGAAGTACTAATCTCAATACGAGAAATGTTGAAATTAAATAGTATTGAAATCCTAATAAACACAGGAAAAGTATCCTTTAACTCAAAGGATATGGTGCAAAAAATAGAACATGTTATACACTTGGGCACAGTGTCATGTTCTGTACATTCTTCAGTTTCTACAAACATCTATTTACTGCAACACGTCCAAAAATATGGCATCAAACAAATTGTGTTCAACAAAATGCAGTACAGTATTATTTACCATGTAACAGAACATAAATATTTCTACTGATACTATGGAGGACAATTGGGGACATTCCAATAGTTCATGCTATGATTCAACTATGATGAAAATACCACCACAGAATGTTACACATGCAAAGCAAAGACCAAAAGGATTCGGACAACTTTTCAGTCATTAACCAAAACATTATTGTATAATTCTTAACCTCAAAGCATCGAAATCAATAACCTGTAATGAAAGTTAATACTCGGGTTAAGGCACCAAcgaaacaaaatgaacaaattaacGAGGCCTACAGCTCAACGTTCCTTCATAAAACAGTCCATATGTGGTGCCTGTGCTTAGTGCAGCATGTAATGAAACTCAAATTGGTTGAGTTGCTTGTAGATTggatttaaataattcaaataaattcaaatacCGTGTCCGAATTCTTAAAAGGTGGAAACTAAAGATTTGAATGGAAGATATTCAGCAGGActcctttcagtcaaaatcagGTGGTGAATAGATACAATAGCTCTGTGCTAATCCTGTAGTCTACATCACTGGATCACTTCAGCACAGAGCTCTGCTGGTGTATACACTTACACCCAGCTAATGAATAAGTCAAAGACAATGACACCCTATGTTGCTGACTGAACTCACTGCTCAACTACAGAGACCCAGACCCAAAAAAGCTTACAAAACATCACACTGCACAATCACATTTAGATGAAAAGTGCGTCACCGAACAAGACAAACATTACAGTTATACTTGTGTCACTTCTGCATGAGTGAAGGTATATTTCGGAGATGCATTTTAACAGCTTAGATTAACGCCTCACTTACTGTTGAAGGCGTAGTGGGGCTTAACTCTGTAAAACATAAAGCTGCTAGTTCATCACTGGTCAAAGTTTAGAACGCCTTATGATAAACCAGAAGAGTTTGTCAGCTGCAGTTGTTCAGCTCCCTCCTATGTTAAAGCAGACGGAGGTGACCTTGACCACTGGAAGGCTGTAGCAGTAATGACTGTTATTTATGGAATGTGATGGTTTTTGTCTACACACGTGATTATACATGTGGTGGTTTTCCAACATACATGTAATGTTGGTGCTGTTTTTCTGCATAAAGCATCATGCTACTCAAAAGCAATGCACTCAATGGACAGCTGGTTTGGCAAGTCTACTTTGGGAGAGACAGAAGGGGTTATAGAGTTGCCAAGcaaatttatttctttttctgttatgTAAATGTGCTATTGAGTAATGTTACATCTGCAATTAACATATTTACCAACACTgcctaaaaaaaaggaaggtacTGTACAACCATCACATCTATTATCATAGTCCTTATGATGGCTTTGTAATATGAGTGGAAATAAAATGgtataaaaagacaacattgtGTGTCGTTGACATAACACCGATGACATcgaagctgttttcagacatgaatctccggaaaattgggtctagACAGTTTACCTTTTCACATATAACAATAATTCCACTGCGTAAAGCAGCCAAAGCTTGGCCGATGTCATTGCTGCGTACAGAGCAACAACAGTGATCCATCACATACTCAAGCTGAGaatttctatttcatttgtgCTGCTGACCAAGAGAAGGCTCTgttcacatttcaaaacataCTAAATGTGCAGTATAGTATACTGCACAGCTGAGATGAAATTGTATTCATGCAGTATATGCATATCTGTAAGCTGTGATGCAGGGAAACCATTTGAACCGCATTTTCTCGTCACCCAAACTCGAAACGATGCCAACCATCTGACATTGATTACGTGTTGTTATTTTGAATTTCCTAGCAGGACCCCAATGTTGAAAACCAGTCACCGTGGTTATACACTGAACTATAGAAGTAAACTTGCATTTAAGACAAGAGACGTACAATAGGTTACTTTATGtgcaaataaatatgtaaactGTCAGAGGAGCTGATAAACCATGCCCACTGAGCTAATAAAGTGCAGCAGAGCAGTCAGGTTATATACCTGGCAAGGCTCTGGACATGATGCTTTCAGTGGAATGATCAAAGAGGCAGACTTCTTACTGCTAAGACTATTATCTGCCAGGGGACGGCATAGGCCGATTCCCCTTATAGGAAGAGGCAGATATCAGATGCCTGTACTGCAAAAGCTTAGGCAGCTTCTCTGATTGGGCTtcaactgttgggtttctcgGGGTGCTGAAAGAGAACGCAAAGCTCCCCGCACGTCTGGGTTTCCACAGAGCTGAAATGGGACTCCATATTCCATGCAAGATCTGCTGACAAGAAGTCATCCATGACGGTTTGTGTTTCGTTGCTGGTCAGGAAGAGGTGTCCCAGGCCTTCTGCCTGGCTGGTCACAGTCTGTGTCTCAGTGCTGTTCAAGAGCCTTGCGTTGTCTCCCTGACTGACTGGGGTCTGAGCAGAGAGACCAGTGGCAAACGAAGGCagatctgtctgtgtttctgtatcCGAAGACTCTGTGCTCATCGAAAAGCTTGAATGTCGCAGGATGCTGCTCAGGGGCATCTGGCTTCCGGCGTTCAGCAGGAAATTGAGGTCAGTCTGAGTTTGAGTATCAAATAGCTCCAGGTCGCTGGCTTGAGTTCGACTTGGTCCCTCGCTTTGGTCCAATTCATCCATCAGGAGGAAATCTGTCTGGGTCTGGATGTCCAGAGACTCGAGAGGCGTGTCACAACCCAGTGCTCCCAGCTCactttcctctgtctgtgtctggatATGCACGGCATTGAGGAACTCCTCAAAGTCAAAGTCTATGCCATTGTGCTGCTCCTGAACGGAGCCCAGACCTGAACCACAGGCTGAGGAGGCTTCAGTGAGAACCTGGTGGCCTGACATGCTGTCAGACAGAATATTTTCTAGGTCACTTAACAAGGTCATGGTCTGGGTCTGGTTGTCAGCCATGTTGTTTGAGTTGAGCTCATCTGTCTGGACCCCAAAACACATACCACCTGCTGACTTTGAGTCCTCATATAAACTGCTTCCTGCAGCAGTGAGGGTGTCTTCTATATCCAGGGCGGTCTGGGTGGAGACACTCAAGGAGTCACTGCCAAATAGGTCAGAGCACATGATGGCCTGGTCCTGGGCCTTCTCTTCTGATTGTGAGGTGgcaaagtgtgtctgtgtttgcctgGTTTTGTATGGAGGCACAGATGAGTCCGAGCAATGAATTGGGCTCAGGCActggctgtctgtctgagcTCCGATAGAGGATGTGGCTTTGGATTGGGAGGAGAAAGTCTGGGTTTCAACACTGACTGGGAGAAGGACTTGGGCACTGACGCTGATGTCTGTTTGCGCGCAGGACGACACTGAGGACTCGCCCACAGAGCACAAGCCCATTTCCTCCCCAACACCCACCCCTGTGGGCATTTTCGACAAGTACGACTTGTCTGTCTGAATGTTGGTGGAGGTGCTTCTTCCCCGCTGTCCTGCCAGGCTGCTGGGTGAGACCTCTGCAGCCACGGGATCCAGACTGACCTGGACCCCTGTGCTAACATGCCCCAGGCTGGAACGGGAAGTTGGCATGCTATCCTTGAAACCCAGACTCTTACTATCAAGTTGAGGTAATACTGCTCCGGTGGCTTGCGACAAGAGGTGAAGAGTGCTGACGGATCCGTGGCTGTCTACTGCCAGCACTACAGACCTCAGAGCACCACTTTCTGTTGATGGAAGGAGGACAGGCAGGTGAGCCAGCTGCATCACAGGAACACTGACCAACGCCATCTTGGGCTTTGGTAGAAGCAGCTTCTGGAGGCTCTTACACGGGTTGGAGTACTGACTCAGCGAGTCTGGGATGCGAACAGTTGTGTGAGAAGGGAGAGTAGTCTCTGTCAGCTCTATAGTAGAAGGCATGATCTGACAGGTCGACTCGTTGGTCTTCACCTTTTCAGAATCGCATAAAAGTTTCTCCATCTTCCGTTTTTTTACTGGAGGAATTCTGTAGAGAAACAAAACGGATACAAAAAGTCAGAGTCAGAAACCCAGGCAATTTTTTAGCAAAACTTAACACTAAGTTTCAGTACAAATCTTGTGTGGCTTATGCATGTACATGCCTGTGTTCTGTTGGAATCTCATGTCCTGTTCTGTAAATGTGCGAGAGTAGAGCAGCCCTGCTGGCGTAGGGGCAACCACATGAACATTGGTACATCTTCCCACAGTCCTCTATGTGCCTCTTTAGGTCCCACTCTGTGCTGTAGCCATTGTTACACTTGGAGCACTTGTGTTTCTTCTCTGCATGCATCTTCATAAAGTGCTAGaatgaaacagacaaagagaaaagaatatacatatataatgtCCTTAAAAACAGTCTtcaatgttgtggctgatcacTGTATGTTGTTACCAAGACTGTAGAGCTCGTAACTATCAATGCAAGACAATTATAACATCATTTCACTAACTCTGtggtttctctctcccctagtgcAGGAATATCTGACTcaagagctgcaggatccaaatcagCCACCATTAAAAAATAGTATTATTAACAATGTAATCAATAAGTGTTGgtaatattattgtcattttaagaatcagtctgacagagcttaaaGCAACGGTTAAACAACTCTATAACTCTCCTCTCCCCATTTTCTACTAGAGCACGACCAATATATCTGTTGGCTGATAATATcagccgatatgagcctttcacagacatattggtatgCTTATGTATACGTTTAtaacgtttatggttaaactaacataaagcctcaattacatttctttgtcataaaggtaTGATAACGACATGTTAGGAGTCATTGAGAGattacagatatatatatatatatatatatatatatatatatatatatatatatatatatatatatatatacacacacacagtatatgccTGTAATACATAAGTCAGAGAAGTGagacctttttgttttactttcatttacAGGCACATGGAGGGAAGGCTTACTTGTTTTACTAGGGAGAACTGGGAGAAGGGTCTGTTAGGCCCCCTGGGACAGCCCTCGATGGGACAGCAGTACAGTCTCTGAGAGCCCTTCATGTCCTTTCTGACCGTGGGATTGACCATACCATCCTGAGGACGACAATGACAGGGAAAGATGAAGAAAGGGGACAAGAGggttaaaaatgtacatttcactCAGCAGAGATTAGAGCGAGTGTTAAACAGTAATGTTGATTCTGATATCACCATAAACACAAGCAACCAACAGAAAGTGACAGTAATGCACCGGAGTCtggacatttttgaaattttccggaggggctgcatgtcGGCAGATGTTGCACTGGCCATTTCCtgtaacttttcctgccagtccccTACTAACATTGAGTGAGCCTGTGTGAGAATTAagcaggaaaatatccagaaatTCATAGTGGTGAGgagtgtaaacaaaaacaaaaacactgcgtTATGCAGTGGAATTATCGTTATATGTGAAAAGGTAAACTGCctagacccaattttccggagattcatgtctgaaaacagctttgatgTAATCGGTGTGTTACGTCAACGAcacacaatgttttctttttataccATTTTATTTCCACTCATATTACAAAGCCATCATAAGGATTATGATAATAAGTGTGATGGTTGTACAttaccttccttttttttagccACTGTTGGTAAATATGTGTATTGCAGATGTAACATTACTCAATAACACATttacatagaaaaataaataaatttgctTGGCAACTCTATaacccctctgtctctcccagaGTAGACTTGCCAAACCAGCTGTGCATTGAGTGCATTGCTTTTGAGTAGCATGATGCTTTATGCAGAAAAACAGCACCAACACTACATGTATGGTGGAAATCCACCACATGTATAATCATGTGTGTGTAgccaaaaaacatcacattccATAAATAACAGTCATTACTGCTTCAGCCTTCCAGTGGTCAAGGTCACCTCCGTCTGCTTTAACACAGGAGGGAGCTgaacagctgcagctgacaaACACTCTTCTGGTTTATCATAAGGCGTTCGCATACAATACATATTCTGCAAACAATTAATGTTCCTGCAGTTCGCTTCAGTTACACCATATGGTTGTGTTGGGGCTGAACCCCAAGTCATATTTGGACAGTTGGGTGTGACTCAAAAGACAGAGTCAAGATTCACTGTCTCTGCTACAACAAGGTCGGCCCACCGCCTCTTAAGTAGCCCTCGCTGAGTTTAGTACTCGTTTCTGGGAGGCTGTACTGTGAAGTGATAAATCGTCTATAAACTCCTTGCTTCTAGGTGAAGCTGTATGGGTAGAAAGACTGTTAAAGCCAAGAGAGTCACATTAGCCTTATGTAAGGAGTCTGCTCTGGGCACTGTGTACAGACTAAAACAAAAAGGATCAGTATTCATGGGGAAAcagtcacacaggaaacacGAACAGTCTATGAACAGAAAATGCATTACTGCTTGGCAGCGACGCAGTAGAACCACGGTGGTGTGAAATTGGACGTGATGTAAACAGATGTGCCGTGTTCCACGTCGTGCCTCATTATTGCAGTAGGAGGGAGCAGCTCCAGCGTATGAGTAATTTCTCATCATGTCAACCAGAATATCAAAACTGCGGTCAGGGCAGAGCTATGCATTAAAAAGAACACGCTCCCTCTCCATCGGCGCATTTAGGCTCAAGACGCAGGCTTCCTTTTCTCAATTTACACCCAATGCAAAATCAGTGATGTTAAATTGTAGGGCTGAAACGAACGACTGTTTTCATTattcaattaatctgttgattattttctcgattaatcgattatttgtttcgtccaaaaaatgttgatcgtgtttcccaaaactccaagatgatgtttagttttgtccacacacgcaaggtattcagtttactgtcgcagaggagcaaaaaaaccagaaaatatttacattaagaagctgaaatcagagaattgttacttcccccccataaaaaccacttgaaccgattaatcgattatcaaaatagttgcgaataatttagtagttgattaactgttgcgAATCTATTTAATTGTGGTTGCagaaggagaaaacaacacaggacATGGATTGACAGTGAAAAGGAAccaaatgtttcaaatgaaataaaattttcCCTCACTTTTAAAGGTTTGTTTATGCTCTTGAGTAAAACAGGACCATGTTTAAATTGTGATTAATTTAGTCagactttcattttaaaaaggagaatCTGATTGAACCTCCATTTGGTGAAACCACTGATTTGGGCCTAAAAACCACACTTCCTCCGCCGGGATGAATGGACTTCTCCTAGGAGCTCATTCAAATTCTCACATTCACCTGTTTCAAACAAAGAGCTCAGTCAAGTGGCAGCACACAAGACGACTAACCCTCTCCCAGCAACGACCTCCATCACGGAGcggagacagtggaggacagtgGTCTCACTGACAGCCCAGTGAGGACATGACAAcctgggtcagaggtcaactgTGGTCCACACCACTGGACTGCCTCCATTTTGCTGACTGTTTGGTATCGATAGTGTCTCGGTCTCAAGTGAACAGACTGTCACCACTTCGACATGCACATGAGAAACTCCCCAGTTCCCTGCCCTCAGCTAGTGatggtgtgggtgtgtatggGGGCAATGCGCAAGGCATCGATCAACACGTGTTCCTAATCAACAACCCGTGACATGAGGGGCTAATGACGTCGTAGCTAGCTTGTCCCGgcgcttcacacacacacacacacgaacgcggGTTAAATTAACTTCTGCCTCCCACCGACTCTGACGTCGCGTTTGCAACGCGTCACCACAGCGTGAAGTTGTGATGATGGATGACTTGCGTTTTCCAACCGACGAGCGGGACTTAGCCGCGTTAGCACGGCCGCTGCGCACACCCCCTCCGACCGCACGAACACGTTCACCTTGATCCTGTGCGACTTGACGAGGTGCATGTTCAGCGCAGGTGTGTTGGGCAGGATCTTGCCACATCCCTTCACGGTGCAGAGGATGTTCGTCCTCACTTCTTTGGTCAGCTCCGTGATGGTGGGCTTGATTATTTCCCGCGACTGCGACAGGGACTCTCCGCGGCCCCTCGGGCTGTCCGTGACGCCGGTGCCTCCGACGGCCGCCTGGCCCGCTGCAGAGTCCGGCGTGTGTCCGTGTTGACGGTCCATCCTGTGTTCGGCAGAGGACCGCGGCGGCAGCGTCGGATGAGATGCAGCATTACGGCCCTCGATTTTGTCTGAAAGGCTGGCCGGCTGCTGCCTTCCACTCTGTGGGACGAGGCGGGCGGGGCTACGTCACATCCGGTACAAGCTCTACACTTCCGTTTGGCAAAATAAAAGGTGTAAAGCTTATTGTCACAAATGTTTTCGCGTGAGGCCGATTTTCTGGAAAAATAGAACCAGTGCGTACTGATGGTTTGCGGAACAAAAATATTGCAGTACCTTCGTGTTTTAATATAgaaagagatatatatatatttatcaaaaaCTACACAGGCTAATTTGGGCTGTAAATGGTGAAAATATAAAGAGAAGTACAATCCATTCAAGCAGGAAGTATACAATCTATTTTGTGTTAAACTTTTTGGTGACAACTAATTCTAAGAGTCATATCTGGTTTCCTGCTAGACACTGCAGTGATGAGATCTCATCTAACCTAGGCTCTTttatttagaaagaaaaatctatggGGCCTTAATAATTCTCGAACGCACTGTGTAATCCACCTCTAATCAATTTGACATATATCACCTTTAATTGGTAAAAAAATTCAGCATTACAGCAACACAAGATAATACGAGGACAATTAGCTATTGCACGACACCGATGTATTTGTAACTGCAAGTGCATAAAAACAGAGGGGAACATCTAATTCTAAAATACAGTTAGCCATGACTCTTCAAGAGCCATGTGTTTAAGATCAATGATTAAACATTAATAGCAAACCATTGGTGGAATGTACACAGGACAAGTGAGAACAGGCCACACTGTGAGTCCTTTAAATCAAGGCTGTCACCTGTCACTTCTGTGATGGGTGCATTTGCGAGGCAGGACCAGGGCCATTATCTGTGATGACAAAATAATTCCTTCCTTTTAAAGGAATAGATGAGAGCAGAGGGGTGACAGGGGTCGAAGCAATtcctgtaaaatataaaaaatacatttaattatttga
This region includes:
- the atmin gene encoding ATM interactor → MDRQHGHTPDSAAGQAAVGGTGVTDSPRGRGESLSQSREIIKPTITELTKEVRTNILCTVKGCGKILPNTPALNMHLVKSHRIKDGMVNPTVRKDMKGSQRLYCCPIEGCPRGPNRPFSQFSLVKQHFMKMHAEKKHKCSKCNNGYSTEWDLKRHIEDCGKMYQCSCGCPYASRAALLSHIYRTGHEIPTEHRIPPVKKRKMEKLLCDSEKVKTNESTCQIMPSTIELTETTLPSHTTVRIPDSLSQYSNPCKSLQKLLLPKPKMALVSVPVMQLAHLPVLLPSTESGALRSVVLAVDSHGSVSTLHLLSQATGAVLPQLDSKSLGFKDSMPTSRSSLGHVSTGVQVSLDPVAAEVSPSSLAGQRGRSTSTNIQTDKSYLSKMPTGVGVGEEMGLCSVGESSVSSCAQTDISVSAQVLLPVSVETQTFSSQSKATSSIGAQTDSQCLSPIHCSDSSVPPYKTRQTQTHFATSQSEEKAQDQAIMCSDLFGSDSLSVSTQTALDIEDTLTAAGSSLYEDSKSAGGMCFGVQTDELNSNNMADNQTQTMTLLSDLENILSDSMSGHQVLTEASSACGSGLGSVQEQHNGIDFDFEEFLNAVHIQTQTEESELGALGCDTPLESLDIQTQTDFLLMDELDQSEGPSRTQASDLELFDTQTQTDLNFLLNAGSQMPLSSILRHSSFSMSTESSDTETQTDLPSFATGLSAQTPVSQGDNARLLNSTETQTVTSQAEGLGHLFLTSNETQTVMDDFLSADLAWNMESHFSSVETQTCGELCVLFQHPEKPNS